The nucleotide window AAGTCGCCGCTGACACACTGCGTGCGGCCGAGAAGCTTGCCGAATCCGATCCGCGCATTTACTACCTGTTATCTCGGTCCTTGCAATCGTCCGATCGTGCAGCGGCCGCCGAAGCATTGGAAATGGCACTGTCGATCAACCCACGGCATGTTGACAGCTTGCTGTTGGATGCCGAACGTTCGATCGATGCCGAACAATTCGATGCAGCGGAGGATCGCATCACCGAGGTCTTGCAGATCAATGTCCATGAGCCTCGTGCTTGGGCCTTGTTGGCGGTGCTGGCCAATTTGGACGGTCGATACGAAGTCGAAAAGCTGATGCGGGCGGCGGCGCTTTCGACGTGGCCGACCAACCCGGAAGTCGATCATTTGATCGGTCGCAAACTTTCGGACAAATACCGCTTTGCCGAGGGCAGTGAGTATCAACGGGCCGCCTTAGCGTTCGACACGGGGTATGGCCCGGCAAAGTTCCAGCTTGCCCAAGACTTGTTGCGTCTGGGGTTTGACGACGTCGGCTGGGCTTTGGCCGAACAGGTCAACGAATCAGACCCCTACAACGTGACCGCGTACAACTTGATCAGTCTGTATGATTCGATCAAAGACTTCTCCACTCTGTCAGCGGACAATCTTCACGTCCGCATGGATGCCCGCGAAGCTGCGGTGTACGGCGGCGACGTTTTGGAGCTATTGACCGAAGCCCAAGCGGTGCTGTGTAAGAAATATGGCGTGACGCTGGATCAGCCGGTCGTTGTCGAGATCTTTCCCAAGCAGGAGGACTTTGCGATTCGCACCTTCGGGCTTCCGGGCGGAGCCGGGTTCTTGGGCGTTTGTTTCGGCAATGTTGTGACGGCGAACAGTCCGGCATCACAGGGGGCGACGCCGTCGAATTGGCAAGCCGTTTTGTGGCACGAATTTTGTCACGTCGTGACGTTGAATAAAACCAAAAACCGCATGCCGCGTTGGCTTAGCGAAGGCATTTCGGTCTATGAGGAACGTCAGCGGGACCCGTCTTGGAGCGAACAAATCACGCCGACTTACAAGATGATGGTTCGCGACGGCGAATTGGTTCCGATCAGCCAGTTAAGCGCGGCGTTTTTGGCGCCCAAGTCACCGGTTCATCTGCAGTTCGCGTATTACCAATCGTCACTGGCGGTGGAATACCTGATGGATCAATACGGTCAAGAGAAAGTGAACGCGGTGTTGGACGATCTCGGCAATGGCCGATCGATGAACGACGCGTTACAGGCCAATTTGGGATCGCTGGCCAGATTGGACCAGGGGTTTTTGACCTACGCCACATCGGTCGCCGAAGATTTCGGCAAGGGCGTTCAGTGGGATCCCGATGGACCGCCCGAAGGCGGCGATCCGGATGCGATTGCGGAATGGATGAAGCAACATCCGCAGGATTATCGAAGTCTGCGGTTGCAAGCGGACACCTTGGCCGAGGCCGGCCAGCGGGATGAAGCAATCGAGATCTATCAACGACTGTTGGATGCCGGTGTTGATCATGGGGATCGTGGCGGCGTGTTGGCTGCGTTGGCGTCGCTGTATCGCAAAAATGGCGATGTCGAAAAGGAAACCGAAACGCTGCGCCGGCAAGTGTCCAAGAACGATGACCTGTGGCCGGCGCACGCGCGGCTTGCGGAGTTGGCGGCCGAGCGGAAAGACTGGGAAGAAGTTCATGATCAGGCCCGGCGAATTTTGGCGATCAATCCCCTGATGACCGTGGGGCACACTTGGGCCGATCGGGCGGCGAAGGAATTGAATCGGCCCGCGGATCGGATCGCTCCGTTGAAAGCCCTGTTGGAACTTGACCCCATCGATCCGGTCGGGCTGCACTATGAACTGGCGACGTGCTGGGAACAGTTGGACAATACGGTGGCGGCCAAACGATCGGTCTTGAAAGCGCTGCAAGACGCGCCACGCTTTCGCGATGCTTTGGCGTTGCTGGTTCGCGTCAGTCGCGCGGATACCGAGGATGCGAATGACGAAGCATCAGCGGATTTCGATGACAGCGGCACCGGCGATACCGACGCGGATGATACGTCCTTGTCCAATGAAACAGACAAACGTGTCGAATCAGAAACCGGTGGCCCCGGTGGGGGCAGCATCGCCGATGAACCCGAACCCGTCGAAGGAGCCCGGCCATGATGCTGCGACGGCCACGAACGGTTTTCGTTTCCGCGATCTTGCTGGTGATGCTGTCCGCGGTGGCGTTCAGCCAGTCGCGCCGCTGGCGTGGCGGGTACGGCTATGGCTGGGGCGGTCGCGATTGGCGCGACGCCGGACGTAATGGCGTTCCCGAATGGGAAACCGACGCGGACTTTGAAACGGATTTATTCACGTTTGTGCGGATCCGATACGAATCGTGGGGCGGTCGCGGCGGTCGATGGGCAACGGACTTCCGCGATAGTGATTTGAATTTCTCACTTCGGCTGCATCAGTTGACTTCGCTGAAGGTGAACCCCGAGCCAATTGTTCTGGATCTGACCGACGATCGTTTGTTCGACTATCCGTTCATCTACATGATCGAACCGGGCGAATTGTACTTTCGTGATGATGAGGTCACCGCACTTCGAAAGTACTGCTACAACGGCGGCTTTCTGATGGTGGACGATTTTTGGGGTGATCGTGAATACCAAAACTTGGCTGAACAGCTGCGACGTGTGTTTCCCGATCGAACGCCCAGCGAAGTGCCGCTGGAACACGAGATCTTTCATAACGTTTACGATTTGAAGGAAAAGCCGCAGGTACCCGCGATCGGACAAGCACGGCGCCGTGCCGATGGTTCAATCGAAACGTGGGAACGGTCTTGGAACAACGATACCGAAACGCCCCACTATCGCGCGATCTACGACGACGCGGGACGCATCATGGTTTTCATTTGTCACAACACGGATTTGGGCGACGGATGGGAACGCGAAGGCGAAGACCCGTGGTACTTCAACGAGTTTTCCGTCAAGAAGGCTTACCCGTTGGGGATCAACATCGTCACCTATGCGATGACCCACTGAATCCAATCCCATGCCGATCAAGGTGATTCGGCCCATCGCTGGCGTCGAACCCGCCGGGACGCTTCCCCGCCCCACCATCCTTCAACAAGCAATCCCATCATGATGAACGTCGAAGAAGAAGGCCGCGTCGTACAACAGTTGCGCGATGGTCGCACGCAGATCGAGGCCGAATTGGCCAAGACGATCGTCGGTCAAAAGGATGTGATCGAACAGTTGTTGATCTGTCTGGTCGCCGGCGGGCATTGTTTGATCACCGGTGCACCCGGCTTGGCGAAAACGTTGTTGGTGCGCAGTGTCGCCCAAGTCTTTCGGCTGCGGTTCCAGCGGATCCAGTTCACGCCCGACCTGATGCCGGCGGACATTACGGGAACGGAAATCTTGGAAGACACCCACGACGGACATCGTCAGATGCAGTTCGTCAAAGGCCCGATCTTTGCCAACGTGATTCTGGCGGATGAAATCAACCGGACGCCGCCAAAGACACAAGCGGCGTTGTTGGAAGCAATGCAGGAGCATCAGGTCACCGCGGGCGGTCAAAAATACACGTTGGACGAGCCGTTCTTTGTCTTGGCGACTCAGAACCCAATCGAGATGGAAGGCACGTATCCGTTGCCGGAGGCTCAGTTGGATCGGTTCATGTTCAACGTTTTGATCGATTACTTGCCGCCGGCGGACGAATTGGCGGTGGTGCTGCAGACGACCGCTTCAAAGCCGGAGCCGATCGAAGCATTGTTCAGCGGCGAAGACGTGATCAACTTTCACGAAGCGGTTCGCCGTGTACCGATCGCCGACGAAGTGGCAAAAATGGCGGTGAAACTGGTCGACAGCAGCCGGCCGGGGCGCGACGGGACGCCGGACTTTGTGAACCAGTATGTCAGCTGGGGCGCGGGCTTGCGGGCCGCACAGACGTTGGTGTTGGGCGGCAAGGCACGCGCGCTACTGCGTGGTAACGCACACGTCAGCTTTGACGATATTCGTGCCCTGGCTCAACCAACCCTGCGGCACCGCGTTCTGCTGAGTTATAAAGCGGAAGCGGAAGGCTTGAGCGTGGAAAATGTGATCGACCAATTGTTGGAACACGTCGGCTAAGCGGTTTTTACCATCGTCGCCTTTCGCTCCGCGAAAGTTGCGTTCCATGCCCTCCGCTACTTTCGCGGAGCGAAAGGCGACAATTTGTTTCGCGGAGCGAAAGACGGCTTTTTACCAGGCCAGCCGTTTCAGCGTTTCCTTGTCTTTGATCAACACGCCGTCGCTTAGCATGACCGGTGGTGCCCAGGTGGGCTGATCCGACACGTCATAGCGTTCGACTTCGCGATAAGCGTCCGGCGTCGCTTCAGCGATCACCAGTTTGCCGGTGTCCAACAGCGCGACGATGTGACCGTCGGCTGCCAACAACATCACGTTGTCGCCGGTGCGTGGTGGTCCCGTCCAACGTACTTCGCCGCTGGTCGGATCCAAGCAAAACAGCCGGCCACGGTCGTACTGCGAAAACCCATACACGTTGCCTTCATAGGCGATGGCCGAACTCATGTTCAACGCCACGTCGTCTTGATGCCAAACGGGCTTTGCCGACCAGACTTCGCCGTCGTTTTCAATCGACAAGCCATGTGCACCACGGTTTTCACCGCTTAAGAAAATGGTCGATCCGATGATCGTCGGTGTCGGCATGTTTTGGTCGCTGCCGACGTGAGGAAAGGGGTATGACCACAATGGCTGTCCATCGTTCAAGCGGACACCAACCAGCGATTGATGATTCCACTGAACGACTTGTTCGGTCCCGTCGATGGTGGCGATCAGCGGTGATGAATAGGACGCCCCTTCGGTTCCCGATCGCCAAACCGTTTCACCGGTTTCCGCGTTGAACGCGAACAACGCTCCGTCGTCGTCGCCGCCCAAGTGCAACACGACCAAGCCTTCGGCAACGACCGGCGATGCACTGGCACCCCAGTACGGGTACGGTGCGGAGAAGTCTTTGGTCAGATCCCGTTGCCACAATTGACGACCGCTGGACGCATCAAAGGCGGACAAGACCGATGTGATGCTGTGCGTAAAGACGCGGCCGTCGGCATAGGCTGGCGACGCTTTGGGGCCTTTGCCATGCCACTCACCGCCGTTGCCCATCTTGAACGGGACCGGCGTCGACTGTTTCCAAACCACATCACCGGAATCGACACGGATGCACCACAACACTTCGGCGTCGTTCTGGCGTGCGTGTTGAAACACATGATCCCCGACCAACAAGGGCGACCCATACCCGGTGCCGACATTGATCGACCAACGCTCGTTCAGTTCGTCCGGCAGCGAATCGGGCAATTCCACCCCGCGGGCAATCCCGTCGCGTTGGGGACCCAACCAACCGGTCCAGTCATCCTGGGCCGGCACCGTGTCGGCCCACATCAGCCCGATCAAAAACAGAGCAGCAAAGTGTTTTGTCATCACGTGAATCTTTTTTGGTTGGATGGGACCAAGGAACCAGCCGGTCGTGTCTGTGACCTGTTCATAACGCCACACGCGTGCCCGAAGTCAGCATCGACTATAAAGGAGGCTCCAACGGCTTGGCAAAACCGTATGCCGTGAAAATAGCGGCCTCGCCGCGACGCCCGCCTGATTGCATCAAAACTAAACGCGTCCCCCCATCATGTCACTCAGCTTGCTCCATCGGTCTTCTGGCACCGCGAATCGCGTCAGGGCCGGTTTCTGGTTTGGTTGTTTGGCCGTCGTTTGTCTGTTCGCGGCAGAACCGTCCCAGGCAGCGGCTGAACCGCTTCCCAACATCGTCATCGTTTACGCCGACGACATGGGTTATGGAGACTTGGCGGTCCAAAATACTGATTCCAAAATTCCGACGCCCAATCTGGATCGACTGGCAAGCGAAGGGATGCGGTTCACTGATGCACACAGTTCGTCAGGCATCTGCACACCCAGCCGCTATGCACTGCTGACCGGACGCTATCACTGGCGAAAGTTCCACGGCATCGTCAATTCGTGGGGCGAATCCGTGTTCGATCCACACCGCACGACATTGCCGGAAATGCTGAAGTCACGCGGTTATGCGACCGCCTGCATCGGCAAATGGCATCTGGGCTGGGACTGGGCGGCGCTGCGAAAGCCCGACGCCCAGATGATCGGCACGGGGCGAAAACGCACTTGGCCGGCCGATGCCTATGATTGGTCCCAGCCGATTCCCGACGGCCCGTTGGCACACGGGTTCGATCATTACTTTGGCGACGACGTCCCGAACTTTCCGCCCTATGCGTGGATCAAAGACGACCGCGTGGTTCAGCCGCCGACGGTGCCTTACGCCCCCAATCCTGAACCGGACGAAGGGTCCGCCGAAGGGCGGCCGGGACCGATGGTCGACGGATGGCGACAAGACGACGTGATGCCGACCTTGACCGAACATGTCGTGCAATGGGTGGATCAGGCGACCAAAGACGATCGTCCGTTTTTTTTGTATTGGCCATGGACTTCGCCGCACGCACCGATCATTCCCACCGAAGCATGGAAGGGTAAAACGGATGCCGGGCCCTACGGCGACTTCATCGCGCAAAGCGATCACCATCTGGGCCAATTACTCAATGCGTTGGACCAGAACGGTTTGACCGAAAACACTTTGTTGATTTTCAGTGCCGACAATGGTCCCGAAAAATACGCCTACGAACGGATTCGCAATCACGACCACCGCAGTACCGGTCCGTTGCGTGGATTGAAGCGTGATATTTGGGAAGGCGGACACCGTATACCGATGCTGATTCGATGGCCGGGCCACGTCCAGCCCGGAACCGTCAACGACGGGTTGATCAGCCAAGTCGACTTGTTCGCCACCTTGGCGGCGGTCGTCGGCGCGGACGTGCCCGAGGGGATGGCCGAAGACAGCCATGATCAAACGGCACTGCTACGCGGTGAATCATCGGCACGTGATTCGGTGGTGCACAACACGTACGCGAACAAGTTTGCATTTCGCGAAGGCGATTGGGTGCTGGTCGATGCAAAGACCGGCAACCACAGTGCGGTGCCGGCTTGGTTTGATGAAGCCTTCGGCTATGCCAAAGATGATTCTTCCGCGGCACTGTATCGTTTGTCGGACGACTTGTCCCAACACGATAACTTGATCGACAGGTACCCGGACAAGGCGGACGATCTGCGTGCCAAACTGAATCGCACGCGGACGCATGGCGAGGTCCGTGCCTTGAAATAGTGCTGTCGATTCAATCGCCGTGATCGTCCCCTTTGCTTTCGTTCCATCTCGCCCGCCTCGTATTGATCCTGCCAAGTTTTGGTCTGCCCCAACATGAAACGTCGCCATTTCCTGTCCGCCGGTTTGTTTGGCAGTTTGGCTGCCACGATGCAGCGTTGTCTTGCCGATGCGGGATCGACACCCCAGATCTTGTTGCGTTCGTCTTGGCAAACGGTCAACATCGGCGACATCGCGCACACGCCGGGATTGCTGCATATTTTGGAGCAATACCTGCCATCGGCTCAGGTGCATCTGTGGCCATCGAAGATCGACAACGGCGTGGATCAGTTGTTGATGAATCGGTTCCCGAAACTGAACATTTTGCGAAACGAATCGGACCGCCAAGCGGCGATCCAGTCATGTGATTTCTTTCTGCACGGCAGTGGTGCTTCGCTTGTCGCAGAAAAGGACATTGCACGTTGGCGCGAAGCGACCGACAAACCGTATGGGGTTTATGGCATCACGTTGCCCAGGAAGAAGTCTTCGTCCACCACGGCCACATCGGACGAAGCGATGGCACGGACGATCGAACATCTGACGAATGCCGACTTTGTGTTCTTCCGCGATTCTGTGTCATTGGGACTAGCCAAATCACTGGGGTGCCAGTGTCCCGTGATGCAATTCGGGCCGGACGCCGCGTTTGCGTGTGACCTGCGTGATGATGCCGCAGCTGATGCGTTTCTTCGAAGCCACGATCTGACGCCGAAGCAGTTTTTGTGCTGCATCCCACGATTACGCTACACGCCGTACTGGACAATCCCGTCGAAGAAGCGGCCGATGGATCCGGTGAAGCATCAGCGGAACGAACAGATGCGTGAACACGACCATCGCCCGTTGCGTGATGCGATCACACGTGTGGTCCGGGAAACGGAGATGAAGATCTTGCTGTGTCCCGAAGACCAGACGCAGATGGCAGTGGGCAAACAAAACGTTTACGACAAGCTGGACGATGATGTTCGCAAACGTGTGGTTTGGAAACCGGATTATTGGCTGACTGGTGAAGCCGTCAGTGTTTATACGCGAAGTGCGGGCCTGTTCGGCAACGAAATGCATTCGCCGATCATGTGCATCGGCCACGGAATCCCCGCGATTGTATGTCGCTTTGCCGAACAGACCAGCAAAGGGATGATGTGGCGAGACATCGGATTACAAGATTGGTTGTTCGACTTGGACGACGAACAAGACGTCGCCCGGATTCCCGACACGGTATTGCAAATGGCGACTGATCAGGATGCCGCGAAACAAAAGGCCGCGGAAGCTAGCAAGCGTGTCCGCGGCTATCAAGCCGACACGATGCGAATCTTGTCCCGTTCGTTGCAAGCGTAGGAAACGTTGATACCGTCGATCAGGCTGGGTTGCGCAAGATGTCCGTCACCACGTTGCCGGCCACATCGGTCAATCGAAAATCACGTCCGGCGTATCGATAGGTCAACCGTTTGTGGTCCAGCCCCATCAGGTGCAGGATCGTGGCGTGCCAGTCGTGAATGTGACACGGGTTTTCGACGGCTTTGAATCCAAATTCGTCGGTCGCCCCGTAGCTGATTCCGCCTTGAACGCCGCCACCGGCCATCCACAACGTGTAGCCGTTGTTGTTGTGATCGCGTCCGTCGCCACCGGGGGCATCCGGGGTGCGTCCAAATTCACCTCCCCAGATCACCAGGGTGTCTTTCAACAGGTCGCGTTGTTTCAAGTCGGCTAACAAGCCGGCGATCGGCAAATCGACTTCGCCACATCGTTGGGGCAGCGATGTGGATAGCCGGAAGTGGTGATCCCAGTTTCCATGGGTGACTTCGACAAAACGCACGCCTGCTTCGGCAAACTTGCGAGCCATCAAGCACTGCATCCCAAAGCTGGACGTTGTCGGATTGTCCAAACCGTAAAGGCGTCGCGTCGCATCGGATTCATCGCCGATGTCCATCAACTCGGGAACCGCGTCTTGCATGCGAAACGCCAGTTCCAACGATTCAATCGCACCCTCGATCGCGGCATCCCGTGAATCGCCGGACAGTTTGCGACGGTTCAGCGATTGAATGTAGGCCAATTGACGTCGCTGGGCCGATTCGCCAAGTCGGTCGTTCTTGATGTCGGGAACTTGATCGGCGGGATTGCTGGGACTTTGACGACGATTGGTCGCCACACGCCGGGATGCGCGGCCGATCCCGGTGCCCTGGTACACCGCGGGCAAGAACGCGCTGCCCATGTTCTGTGACGCACCACGCGGCGGATTCAGTGAAATGAATCCCGGCAGACTTTCGTTTTCCGTTCCCAAACCGTACAGCGTCCACGCCCCCAACGACGGACGAACGAACTGGGCGTTGCCCGTGTGCATTTGCGTCAACGCTCTCGGGTGCACCGGTTGGTCACAGTGCATCGAACGAATCAATGCCAAGTCGTCGGCATGTTTGGCGACGTTGGGGAACAGGTCGGAAATCCATAACCCACTTTCGCCACGCTGGCGGAACTTCCACTGCGACGCCAACAGACGGCCACCATAGACCCCCGGTCGACCCGCGTTTTCTTGCAGCTCCGGTTTGTAGTCAAACGTGTCGACGTGTGACGGACCGCCCTGCATGCACAGGAAAATCACTCGTTTGGCGGTCGCCGGGAAATGCGGTGACTTCGCGGCCAGCGGGTTCGGCGACGATTGATCTGTCGCTGCTTCGTCCGTTTGTGACGCGATTGCTGCGTTGCGTCCGCTGATCCCGGCGAAGGCCAGGTAGCCGAATCCGGCCGAAGCGGTTTGTAACCAGTGGCGTCGCGATCCGATTCCGAAAGAAGGATTCATGGCTGGTTTGACTTTCTAATCGAGGTAACGGAATTCGGCCGAAGCCAATAAGCTGTGACAAAACTGACGGACCGCTTCGACATTGACGTCGCTGCGACTGTTGCGTTGCTGAGGAAACCGTCGGCCGGAAAACCGTGATGCACGATTCATCCCAGGGCGTCCAAACGAACCCGTCGATGCGAATGATTCTTCTTTTTTGGTCGACGCGGCGGTGCGTAGAAAGCGGACCGCCTGGGCGATTTCATCGGCGGTGGCTTCCCTGGCATAGGCGATCAAGTAAGCGTCACGAATCAGATCGGCCGGGCGATCATTTTCGCGAATCAAACGCCGGGCGAAGTCATCGCTGCAGCGGATCACCAAATCGTTGTTCAACAAGAAAAGGGCCTGTTGTGCCGTGTTGGAACTGTCGCGTTTACCGATCAACATGTTTGTGTCGGCAAAGTCGAACACGTCCAGCGAACGGGGGACCGATCCACGGGCGATCGGCAAATAGACGCTGCGGTCGTTGGACCGAACATCCGCCGGGGCACTTGGGTCGACTGGCGGAGGCGATGGCTGCCCCTGTTGGGAATTCCCACGCCGTCGTCGCATGGCGTCACGCATTCGCCCCAACGACGATTCGTTAAAACGCGATTGAATCGTTTTGACGATCTCGTCACG belongs to Crateriforma spongiae and includes:
- a CDS encoding peptidase MA family metallohydrolase, with the translated sequence MVVTLAILLTLVSSTDAADLATAELLYRTGDLKGAQEISVAEVQRGVWNERWSRLLMRCQMDRGQYAQAVQTYEKAILRYSGSLVLRQLGIDAYQYTGNQEKARQAQAAFMDVLRRSSRYATGDNVIAAGRFYVRRGEDARLILEQFYDRVRDADPKYVESYIATAELAITKGDFKVAADTLRAAEKLAESDPRIYYLLSRSLQSSDRAAAAEALEMALSINPRHVDSLLLDAERSIDAEQFDAAEDRITEVLQINVHEPRAWALLAVLANLDGRYEVEKLMRAAALSTWPTNPEVDHLIGRKLSDKYRFAEGSEYQRAALAFDTGYGPAKFQLAQDLLRLGFDDVGWALAEQVNESDPYNVTAYNLISLYDSIKDFSTLSADNLHVRMDAREAAVYGGDVLELLTEAQAVLCKKYGVTLDQPVVVEIFPKQEDFAIRTFGLPGGAGFLGVCFGNVVTANSPASQGATPSNWQAVLWHEFCHVVTLNKTKNRMPRWLSEGISVYEERQRDPSWSEQITPTYKMMVRDGELVPISQLSAAFLAPKSPVHLQFAYYQSSLAVEYLMDQYGQEKVNAVLDDLGNGRSMNDALQANLGSLARLDQGFLTYATSVAEDFGKGVQWDPDGPPEGGDPDAIAEWMKQHPQDYRSLRLQADTLAEAGQRDEAIEIYQRLLDAGVDHGDRGGVLAALASLYRKNGDVEKETETLRRQVSKNDDLWPAHARLAELAAERKDWEEVHDQARRILAINPLMTVGHTWADRAAKELNRPADRIAPLKALLELDPIDPVGLHYELATCWEQLDNTVAAKRSVLKALQDAPRFRDALALLVRVSRADTEDANDEASADFDDSGTGDTDADDTSLSNETDKRVESETGGPGGGSIADEPEPVEGARP
- a CDS encoding DUF4159 domain-containing protein, translating into MLRRPRTVFVSAILLVMLSAVAFSQSRRWRGGYGYGWGGRDWRDAGRNGVPEWETDADFETDLFTFVRIRYESWGGRGGRWATDFRDSDLNFSLRLHQLTSLKVNPEPIVLDLTDDRLFDYPFIYMIEPGELYFRDDEVTALRKYCYNGGFLMVDDFWGDREYQNLAEQLRRVFPDRTPSEVPLEHEIFHNVYDLKEKPQVPAIGQARRRADGSIETWERSWNNDTETPHYRAIYDDAGRIMVFICHNTDLGDGWEREGEDPWYFNEFSVKKAYPLGINIVTYAMTH
- a CDS encoding AAA family ATPase produces the protein MNVEEEGRVVQQLRDGRTQIEAELAKTIVGQKDVIEQLLICLVAGGHCLITGAPGLAKTLLVRSVAQVFRLRFQRIQFTPDLMPADITGTEILEDTHDGHRQMQFVKGPIFANVILADEINRTPPKTQAALLEAMQEHQVTAGGQKYTLDEPFFVLATQNPIEMEGTYPLPEAQLDRFMFNVLIDYLPPADELAVVLQTTASKPEPIEALFSGEDVINFHEAVRRVPIADEVAKMAVKLVDSSRPGRDGTPDFVNQYVSWGAGLRAAQTLVLGGKARALLRGNAHVSFDDIRALAQPTLRHRVLLSYKAEAEGLSVENVIDQLLEHVG
- a CDS encoding PQQ-binding-like beta-propeller repeat protein — translated: MTKHFAALFLIGLMWADTVPAQDDWTGWLGPQRDGIARGVELPDSLPDELNERWSINVGTGYGSPLLVGDHVFQHARQNDAEVLWCIRVDSGDVVWKQSTPVPFKMGNGGEWHGKGPKASPAYADGRVFTHSITSVLSAFDASSGRQLWQRDLTKDFSAPYPYWGASASPVVAEGLVVLHLGGDDDGALFAFNAETGETVWRSGTEGASYSSPLIATIDGTEQVVQWNHQSLVGVRLNDGQPLWSYPFPHVGSDQNMPTPTIIGSTIFLSGENRGAHGLSIENDGEVWSAKPVWHQDDVALNMSSAIAYEGNVYGFSQYDRGRLFCLDPTSGEVRWTGPPRTGDNVMLLAADGHIVALLDTGKLVIAEATPDAYREVERYDVSDQPTWAPPVMLSDGVLIKDKETLKRLAW
- a CDS encoding sulfatase family protein gives rise to the protein MSLSLLHRSSGTANRVRAGFWFGCLAVVCLFAAEPSQAAAEPLPNIVIVYADDMGYGDLAVQNTDSKIPTPNLDRLASEGMRFTDAHSSSGICTPSRYALLTGRYHWRKFHGIVNSWGESVFDPHRTTLPEMLKSRGYATACIGKWHLGWDWAALRKPDAQMIGTGRKRTWPADAYDWSQPIPDGPLAHGFDHYFGDDVPNFPPYAWIKDDRVVQPPTVPYAPNPEPDEGSAEGRPGPMVDGWRQDDVMPTLTEHVVQWVDQATKDDRPFFLYWPWTSPHAPIIPTEAWKGKTDAGPYGDFIAQSDHHLGQLLNALDQNGLTENTLLIFSADNGPEKYAYERIRNHDHRSTGPLRGLKRDIWEGGHRIPMLIRWPGHVQPGTVNDGLISQVDLFATLAAVVGADVPEGMAEDSHDQTALLRGESSARDSVVHNTYANKFAFREGDWVLVDAKTGNHSAVPAWFDEAFGYAKDDSSAALYRLSDDLSQHDNLIDRYPDKADDLRAKLNRTRTHGEVRALK
- a CDS encoding polysaccharide pyruvyl transferase family protein, giving the protein MKRRHFLSAGLFGSLAATMQRCLADAGSTPQILLRSSWQTVNIGDIAHTPGLLHILEQYLPSAQVHLWPSKIDNGVDQLLMNRFPKLNILRNESDRQAAIQSCDFFLHGSGASLVAEKDIARWREATDKPYGVYGITLPRKKSSSTTATSDEAMARTIEHLTNADFVFFRDSVSLGLAKSLGCQCPVMQFGPDAAFACDLRDDAAADAFLRSHDLTPKQFLCCIPRLRYTPYWTIPSKKRPMDPVKHQRNEQMREHDHRPLRDAITRVVRETEMKILLCPEDQTQMAVGKQNVYDKLDDDVRKRVVWKPDYWLTGEAVSVYTRSAGLFGNEMHSPIMCIGHGIPAIVCRFAEQTSKGMMWRDIGLQDWLFDLDDEQDVARIPDTVLQMATDQDAAKQKAAEASKRVRGYQADTMRILSRSLQA
- a CDS encoding DUF1501 domain-containing protein — protein: MNPSFGIGSRRHWLQTASAGFGYLAFAGISGRNAAIASQTDEAATDQSSPNPLAAKSPHFPATAKRVIFLCMQGGPSHVDTFDYKPELQENAGRPGVYGGRLLASQWKFRQRGESGLWISDLFPNVAKHADDLALIRSMHCDQPVHPRALTQMHTGNAQFVRPSLGAWTLYGLGTENESLPGFISLNPPRGASQNMGSAFLPAVYQGTGIGRASRRVATNRRQSPSNPADQVPDIKNDRLGESAQRRQLAYIQSLNRRKLSGDSRDAAIEGAIESLELAFRMQDAVPELMDIGDESDATRRLYGLDNPTTSSFGMQCLMARKFAEAGVRFVEVTHGNWDHHFRLSTSLPQRCGEVDLPIAGLLADLKQRDLLKDTLVIWGGEFGRTPDAPGGDGRDHNNNGYTLWMAGGGVQGGISYGATDEFGFKAVENPCHIHDWHATILHLMGLDHKRLTYRYAGRDFRLTDVAGNVVTDILRNPA